From Myxococcus xanthus, a single genomic window includes:
- a CDS encoding TonB family protein: MLGHAMSSTLKARGALVAASLLLAAPVLAQAPQAGAPPTDAATPPAAQAQPTITKPPELVQQVEAQYPPEALAQGLTASVRLIITIADDGSVAEVLPTEPVGNGFDEAAIAAVRQFRFSPAEVDGVPAPVQVEYVYHFTLTAPEPEAGAEAVEAEQPKATLTGQLISRGSRSRVPNATVRCGDDADAPEVMSDEDGRFTLEVPAGTCEVRVVATGFQLYQTKEELKANETTEVNFYLAPSGGGLETVVRSDRPKKEVVRRTITREEAQKTPGSFGDPIRVIQSLPGVARAPFISGELLVRGSNPGQTSTMMDGVEIPLLFHLLGGPSVVNAEFIDQLDFFPGGYGSQYGRAVGGIVEVGTRKGASDTLHGSVKVDLLDAGFFLESPITDGISVAAAARRSYIDAILPAVLPKTEGGTLSVVPRYWDYQLRVDFGAKRGTPNDDTTVTAGGARSSGYIMAFGSDDQLRVVSTGPETERDLELDTRMNFHRVKGDWTYRKGAMWSVFTPFVGMDRNNIDFGLARQEGKTYTLGAREVLGIELSSALTLRTGLDLVFEHERYDVSFPAPGGIEYVPFPGAEPVGQQLEEQIALSAFDGALFLEADLLVGRFTFTPGVRGNLQTVGNTRNLALDPRLWVRYAATSRTNLKGSLGLYSQPPETFRFITAPYGNPDLAYQRAFQSSLGVEHRITDVLNVDVTGFFNRRFNNIVSPGQLVANEGGGVFTLPYSNDGIGRAYGVEVMLKKERASATDKWSGWLSYTFSRAEDGRVGPPPQGGGAFGGGSVPDDSTYGLSPWDQTHILTMVAGYVLGNGWELGGRFRYTSGRPMTPLASGHDVYDADRNRYNATFGPYFSDRTGGFHQLDVRVDKSWRFQSWTLTAYLDVQNLYNAKNVEFVFNDYRFRREYEVPGIPILPVVGVKGSF, from the coding sequence ATGCTTGGACACGCCATGTCCTCCACCCTGAAAGCCCGAGGCGCGCTCGTCGCGGCCTCGCTCCTGCTGGCGGCGCCCGTGCTCGCGCAGGCACCCCAGGCCGGCGCGCCTCCCACGGACGCGGCCACGCCACCTGCGGCGCAGGCCCAGCCCACCATCACCAAGCCTCCCGAACTGGTGCAGCAGGTGGAGGCGCAGTACCCGCCCGAGGCGCTCGCGCAGGGGCTCACCGCGTCCGTGCGGCTCATCATCACCATCGCGGATGACGGCTCCGTCGCCGAGGTGCTGCCCACCGAGCCGGTGGGCAACGGCTTCGACGAGGCGGCCATCGCGGCGGTGCGCCAGTTCCGCTTCTCGCCCGCCGAGGTCGACGGCGTGCCCGCGCCGGTGCAGGTGGAGTATGTCTACCACTTCACCCTCACCGCGCCGGAGCCGGAGGCGGGCGCCGAGGCCGTGGAGGCCGAGCAGCCCAAGGCCACGCTCACCGGTCAGCTCATCTCCCGCGGCAGCCGTTCGCGCGTGCCCAACGCCACCGTGCGCTGCGGCGACGACGCGGACGCGCCCGAGGTGATGTCCGACGAGGACGGCCGCTTCACGCTCGAGGTGCCCGCGGGCACCTGCGAGGTGCGCGTGGTGGCCACGGGCTTCCAGCTCTACCAGACGAAGGAGGAGCTGAAGGCGAACGAGACGACGGAGGTGAACTTCTACCTCGCGCCCTCGGGCGGCGGCCTGGAGACGGTGGTGCGCTCCGACCGGCCGAAGAAGGAGGTGGTGCGCCGCACCATCACTCGCGAGGAGGCGCAGAAGACGCCGGGCTCCTTCGGCGACCCCATCCGCGTCATCCAGTCGCTTCCGGGCGTGGCGCGCGCGCCCTTCATCTCCGGTGAGCTGCTGGTGCGTGGCTCGAACCCGGGCCAGACGTCGACGATGATGGACGGGGTCGAAATCCCCCTCCTGTTCCACCTGCTCGGCGGACCCTCGGTGGTCAACGCTGAGTTCATCGACCAGCTCGACTTCTTCCCGGGCGGTTACGGCAGCCAGTACGGCCGCGCGGTGGGCGGCATCGTCGAGGTGGGCACGCGCAAGGGCGCCTCGGACACGCTGCACGGCTCGGTGAAGGTGGACCTGCTGGACGCGGGCTTCTTCCTGGAGAGCCCGATTACGGACGGCATCAGCGTGGCCGCGGCCGCCCGCCGTTCGTACATCGACGCGATTCTGCCCGCCGTCCTGCCGAAGACGGAGGGGGGCACGCTCTCCGTGGTGCCGCGTTATTGGGACTACCAACTGCGCGTGGACTTCGGCGCGAAGCGCGGGACGCCCAACGACGACACAACCGTGACGGCGGGGGGCGCGCGCAGCTCCGGCTACATCATGGCCTTCGGCAGTGATGACCAGCTCCGCGTGGTGTCCACCGGCCCCGAGACGGAGCGGGACCTGGAGCTGGACACGCGCATGAACTTCCACCGGGTGAAGGGCGACTGGACCTACCGCAAGGGCGCGATGTGGTCCGTCTTCACGCCCTTCGTCGGCATGGACCGCAACAACATCGACTTCGGGCTCGCGCGGCAGGAGGGCAAGACGTACACGCTGGGCGCCCGCGAGGTGCTGGGCATCGAGCTGTCCTCCGCGCTCACCCTCCGCACGGGTCTGGACCTCGTCTTCGAGCACGAGCGCTACGACGTGTCCTTCCCCGCGCCGGGCGGCATCGAGTACGTGCCCTTCCCCGGGGCCGAGCCGGTGGGCCAGCAGTTGGAGGAGCAGATTGCCCTGAGCGCCTTCGACGGCGCGCTCTTCCTGGAAGCGGACCTGCTGGTGGGGCGCTTCACCTTCACGCCGGGCGTGCGCGGCAACCTCCAGACGGTGGGCAACACGCGGAACCTGGCGCTGGACCCGCGACTCTGGGTCCGCTACGCGGCGACCTCACGCACCAACCTCAAGGGCTCGCTGGGCCTCTACAGCCAGCCGCCAGAGACGTTCCGCTTCATCACCGCGCCCTACGGCAACCCGGACCTCGCCTACCAGCGCGCGTTCCAGAGCAGCCTGGGCGTGGAGCACCGCATCACCGACGTGCTCAACGTGGACGTCACCGGCTTCTTCAACCGCCGCTTCAACAACATCGTGTCGCCCGGCCAGCTCGTCGCCAACGAGGGCGGCGGCGTCTTCACGCTGCCGTACTCCAACGACGGCATCGGCCGCGCGTATGGCGTGGAGGTGATGCTGAAGAAGGAGCGCGCCTCCGCGACGGACAAGTGGTCCGGCTGGCTCTCGTACACCTTCAGCCGCGCGGAGGACGGGCGCGTGGGGCCGCCGCCCCAGGGCGGAGGGGCCTTCGGTGGCGGCAGCGTGCCGGACGACTCCACCTATGGCCTCAGCCCCTGGGACCAGACGCACATCCTCACGATGGTGGCGGGCTATGTGCTGGGCAACGGCTGGGAGCTGGGTGGCCGCTTCCGCTACACCAGCGGCCGGCCCATGACGCCGCTGGCGAGCGGCCATGACGTCTACGACGCGGACCGCAATCGCTACAACGCGACGTTCGGTCCCTACTTCTCCGACCGCACGGGCGGCTTCCACCAGCTGGACGTGCGCGTGGACAAGAGCTGGCGGTTCCAGAGCTGGACGCTCACGGCCTACCTGGACGTGCAGAACCTCTACAACGCGAAGAACGTCGAGTTCGTCTTCAACGACTACCGGTTCCGTCGGGAGTACGAGGTGCCGGGCATCCCCATCCTCCCCGTGGTGGGTGTGAAAGGAAGCTTCTGA
- a CDS encoding energy transducer TonB produces the protein MSQAVLENSPTTPTHDRSLAVVGAFLLVSLGIHVGGFWALGEGDSRSRPVPKRPVEMVMVEVAKPPPPPPEPPKPEEPPKPPPPKPKVVKPPPVKVAEAPKPLPPPPVDAPPPPNDTPPPSAKPAPLVVGLSMSSTTSAGGFAAAVGNTLYGRTGPTAKAPQEVKAYSAPKYAPIYQVDSEPTVASEVKIPYPEEARRAGVEGTVTLSITIDHEGKVVAVKILKGPGYGLNEAARDAIRRFRFKPAIKGGEPVSTEMKYSYTFLLD, from the coding sequence ATGAGTCAGGCGGTCCTCGAAAATAGTCCCACGACGCCCACGCACGACCGCTCGCTCGCCGTGGTGGGCGCATTCCTGCTCGTGTCGCTGGGGATTCACGTCGGCGGCTTCTGGGCGCTGGGGGAGGGCGACTCGCGCTCGCGCCCCGTGCCCAAGCGCCCCGTGGAGATGGTGATGGTGGAGGTGGCGAAGCCGCCCCCGCCGCCCCCCGAGCCGCCGAAGCCGGAGGAGCCGCCCAAGCCGCCGCCTCCCAAGCCCAAGGTGGTGAAGCCGCCGCCGGTGAAGGTGGCCGAGGCGCCCAAGCCGCTGCCTCCGCCGCCCGTGGACGCGCCGCCGCCGCCCAACGATACCCCGCCCCCCTCCGCGAAGCCCGCGCCCCTGGTGGTGGGCCTGTCGATGTCCTCCACCACCAGCGCCGGAGGTTTCGCGGCGGCCGTGGGCAACACGCTCTACGGAAGGACGGGCCCCACGGCGAAGGCGCCCCAGGAGGTGAAGGCGTACAGCGCGCCGAAGTACGCGCCCATCTACCAGGTGGACTCCGAGCCCACGGTGGCCTCCGAGGTGAAGATTCCCTACCCGGAGGAAGCGCGCCGCGCGGGCGTGGAGGGCACCGTCACGCTCTCCATCACCATCGACCACGAGGGCAAGGTGGTGGCGGTGAAGATTCTCAAGGGGCCCGGCTACGGCCTCAACGAGGCGGCGAGGGATGCCATCCGCCGCTTCCGCTTCAAGCCCGCCATCAAGGGCGGCGAGCCTGTCTCCACGGAGATGAAATACTCGTACACCTTCCTGCTCGATTGA
- a CDS encoding ExbD/TolR family protein — protein sequence MAGSAQDNDDEITGINVTPLVDVVLVLLIIFMVTANFIVRETVEVDLPRAANGGETVQGLVNVVLDKEGKFFFDGTEMTEKELEAKVAEAVAKDKDTRAIISADQSLPYGRVMRLIDVVKGQGIAKFALNIEKDVAPAAAPAAP from the coding sequence ATGGCGGGCAGCGCGCAGGACAACGACGACGAAATCACCGGCATCAACGTCACCCCGCTGGTGGACGTGGTGCTGGTGCTGCTCATCATCTTCATGGTGACGGCCAACTTCATCGTCCGTGAGACGGTGGAGGTGGACCTGCCCCGAGCCGCCAACGGCGGTGAGACGGTGCAGGGCCTGGTCAACGTGGTGCTGGACAAGGAGGGCAAGTTCTTCTTCGACGGCACCGAGATGACCGAGAAGGAGTTGGAGGCGAAGGTCGCCGAGGCGGTGGCCAAGGACAAGGACACGCGCGCCATCATCAGCGCCGACCAGTCGCTGCCCTACGGCCGCGTCATGCGGCTCATCGATGTGGTGAAGGGTCAGGGCATCGCGAAGTTCGCGCTCAACATCGAGAAGGACGTGGCCCCCGCGGCTGCGCCCGCAGCGCCCTGA
- a CDS encoding MotA/TolQ/ExbB proton channel family protein — translation MPSIAVFAQAHPEQLGWLSSKLLGVTLTSAEWVLWVLVCLSVLSIAIMLERTVYFARHRLPDSEALAVRLSRGELDAVKAAIQGRQGMEAAILREGLACADQGADTVEQVIASTLSRERPRYERFLSYLGTLGNNAPFIGLFGTVLGIIKAFNDLGKMNAQGGGGAMQQTVMAGISEALVATAVGLAVAIPAVVAFNVFSRQLKTLTSRANALGHALVGSLRSEAR, via the coding sequence ATGCCGTCCATCGCCGTTTTCGCCCAGGCCCACCCGGAGCAACTGGGGTGGCTCAGCAGCAAGCTGCTGGGGGTGACGCTCACTTCCGCGGAGTGGGTGCTGTGGGTGCTGGTGTGCCTGTCGGTGCTCTCCATCGCCATCATGCTGGAGCGCACGGTGTACTTCGCCCGTCACCGGCTGCCGGACTCGGAGGCGCTGGCGGTGCGGCTGTCGCGCGGTGAGCTGGACGCGGTGAAGGCCGCCATCCAGGGGCGTCAGGGCATGGAGGCCGCCATCCTGCGTGAAGGGCTGGCGTGCGCCGACCAGGGCGCGGACACGGTGGAGCAGGTGATTGCCTCCACCCTGTCGCGTGAGCGCCCACGCTACGAGCGCTTCCTGTCCTACCTGGGCACGCTGGGCAACAACGCGCCGTTCATCGGTCTGTTCGGCACGGTGCTGGGCATCATCAAGGCCTTCAATGACCTGGGGAAGATGAACGCCCAGGGCGGCGGCGGGGCCATGCAGCAGACCGTCATGGCCGGCATCTCCGAAGCGCTCGTCGCCACGGCCGTGGGTCTGGCGGTGGCGATTCCGGCGGTGGTGGCCTTCAACGTCTTCAGCCGTCAGCTCAAGACGCTCACCAGCCGCGCCAATGCCCTGGGCCACGCGCTGGTGGGCAGTCTTCGCTCGGAGGCCCGTTAG
- a CDS encoding SDR family oxidoreductase yields the protein MRAMRGKTVVVTGASAGIGEALAVVLAGRGANLVLAARNEEALQRVKARCESAGGRAVVVPTDVGDAEACRHLVERAVEAFGGVDVLVNNAGVTMDARVDEVKDLSLFDRLMRINYLGAVYCTHHALPHLKARRGLVVAVSSLTGKTGVPNRSGYAASKHAMHGFFDSLRIELRGTGVDVTVVCPGFVATNIRDSALGADGQPVRQSKHDESAGNMDVDTCVAIILRAMERREREVVMTTKARVAQFLKLVAPGVVDRITAKTIQDRRR from the coding sequence ATGCGCGCCATGCGAGGAAAAACGGTGGTCGTCACGGGCGCCTCGGCGGGCATTGGCGAGGCGCTGGCGGTGGTGCTGGCCGGACGCGGCGCCAACCTGGTGCTGGCGGCGCGAAATGAGGAAGCGCTCCAGCGGGTGAAGGCCCGGTGCGAGTCGGCCGGCGGGCGCGCGGTGGTAGTGCCCACCGATGTAGGTGACGCGGAGGCCTGCCGCCACCTGGTGGAGCGGGCGGTGGAGGCCTTTGGCGGCGTCGACGTGCTGGTCAACAACGCGGGCGTGACGATGGACGCGCGCGTGGACGAGGTGAAGGACCTGTCCCTCTTCGACCGGCTGATGCGCATCAACTACCTGGGCGCGGTGTACTGCACCCACCACGCCCTGCCCCACCTCAAGGCGCGGCGCGGACTGGTGGTGGCCGTGTCGTCCCTCACGGGCAAGACGGGCGTGCCCAACCGCAGCGGCTACGCGGCCAGCAAGCACGCCATGCACGGCTTCTTCGACTCGCTGCGCATCGAGCTGCGCGGCACCGGTGTGGACGTGACGGTGGTGTGCCCCGGCTTCGTCGCCACCAACATCCGCGACAGCGCGCTGGGCGCGGACGGCCAGCCCGTGCGGCAGAGCAAGCACGACGAGAGCGCGGGCAACATGGACGTGGACACCTGCGTGGCCATCATCCTGCGCGCCATGGAGCGCCGCGAGCGCGAGGTGGTGATGACCACCAAGGCCCGCGTCGCCCAGTTCCTCAAGCTGGTGGCCCCGGGCGTGGTGGACCGCATCACCGCGAAGACCATCCAGGACCGGCGGCGCTGA
- a CDS encoding effector-associated domain EAD1-containing protein — protein MELDGAERDELQRALTSAFASVEHLRRVVAATCRRDLEALGVSGGLRERVFALIHMAEAEGWLRELIRGVYQALPRHPRLQRFVQVYLASIQRSIPRVGLERIFGSGRADAEREHWRKRLTSIERQVCRVEPEVGAALGTGFLVSPSVVLTNFHVIENRLLESLRVRFGRKVLQDGTLLHPGTVYRVTRCLARSPYSPADLMHPRPRDATSGELDYAFLEVAGVPGEDLVDGEPRGWLEPPDSRESFTPGSLVLIVQHPAGQPMSVALDEFLGVNPGRTRVAYRACTGPGSSGAPCFTQDLRLAALHHSGGPRVPSASVGHNEGIPIDTIRGSLSGSMLSQLGWG, from the coding sequence ATGGAGCTCGACGGCGCGGAGAGGGACGAGCTACAGCGGGCGCTGACGAGCGCGTTTGCCTCGGTGGAGCACCTTCGCCGGGTCGTGGCCGCCACCTGCCGCAGGGATTTGGAAGCGCTGGGCGTCTCCGGTGGGCTGCGTGAGCGCGTCTTCGCGCTCATCCACATGGCGGAGGCGGAGGGCTGGCTGCGCGAGCTGATTCGCGGCGTCTACCAGGCCCTGCCCCGACACCCTCGCCTCCAACGCTTCGTGCAGGTGTACCTCGCGTCCATCCAGCGCAGCATCCCCCGTGTCGGACTGGAGCGCATCTTCGGCAGCGGCCGGGCGGACGCCGAGCGTGAGCACTGGCGCAAGCGCCTGACTTCCATCGAGCGGCAGGTGTGCCGCGTGGAGCCGGAGGTGGGCGCGGCGCTGGGCACCGGCTTCCTGGTGTCTCCCAGCGTCGTGCTCACCAATTTCCACGTCATCGAGAACAGGCTGCTGGAGTCTCTACGGGTGCGCTTCGGCCGCAAGGTCCTCCAGGACGGGACACTGCTACATCCGGGGACGGTGTATCGCGTGACGCGCTGTCTGGCGCGCAGTCCTTACAGCCCCGCGGACCTGATGCACCCGCGTCCGCGTGATGCCACGTCGGGCGAGCTGGACTACGCCTTCCTCGAGGTGGCGGGTGTCCCCGGCGAGGACCTGGTCGACGGGGAGCCCCGAGGCTGGCTGGAGCCGCCCGATTCGCGGGAGTCCTTCACGCCCGGCAGCCTGGTGCTCATCGTCCAGCACCCGGCGGGCCAGCCGATGAGCGTCGCGCTCGATGAGTTCCTGGGCGTCAATCCGGGCCGCACACGCGTGGCGTACCGCGCGTGCACGGGGCCGGGCTCCTCGGGGGCACCCTGCTTCACCCAGGACCTGCGGCTGGCCGCGCTGCATCACAGCGGTGGGCCTCGCGTCCCGTCCGCGTCGGTGGGACACAACGAGGGCATCCCCATCGACACCATCCGCGGCAGCCTGTCCGGGAGCATGTTGAGCCAGTTGGGGTGGGGGTAG
- a CDS encoding alpha-2-macroglobulin family protein codes for MNRSFFAGVGCSLASLVGLVMFVALFGDNVRRLFGASADALAGAPAPQASKSLRTFGQNNSEYDEVQAVLAPPPVMAEPQMEIGEMEGGMLGFSSALRSARGVVVKDDARKGGGGAEADATPSRAWFPETFLFEPLVVTDASGAATVPVRVPDRLTQWRVLALAHSRSGAQSGAVTSFTGTLPTYVDPVLPAFLRAGDAVRMPVQVMNTTDAAVEAPLKVEVPGALVEGGSRTVRVPARGSVVEYVTVRVATPGQVAVRATLGATDAVVRDFPVWSTGRPVVETRGGTLAAPRSLSLTGAVDAQPGSERVRVRVFPGGLGVLRSELLNASAREDAAGVGYSLLLTGRAPELLTALGETRSAEALKALSTPGQRLKAPVPPEPGEVDVESVRAGLMRATQRALRWSRAPDVATAALLAEGALAHPDNPVLARLGERLAAQVAAAQLPDGTCQGGNGWTLQRLLVATADCTRAVNAAAVTPEGKRRAAFFTARASGALERNRAHVKDGYTAAALLASGAVTGSLRDSLREQVRDAVQRRDEGAAFLPVEAGVVDAAGGTPTEAEATALAVLALEGDAKAPVADLGAALLASYEPVNGWGNGRANRLALQAVVSLFREPLPAQVRVVLERDGQVITEGTFDAKALREVLSLEAAAPGSGGAHTWTVRAEPAVPGLGFALALSAAVPWTQQAQAGLELSVQVPSDAKVGQPSEVMLQASTPSGLPLVIRHGLPAGVQVDTASLEALVREGKVASWQSEDGAVTLRLPPRGPGEPFQARFRVIPTLAGTLQGGASSLMALSRPDLVSYVPPATWAVR; via the coding sequence ATGAATCGCTCGTTCTTCGCCGGGGTGGGGTGCTCCCTGGCGAGTCTGGTGGGACTGGTCATGTTCGTGGCGCTCTTCGGTGACAACGTGCGGCGCCTGTTCGGCGCATCCGCTGACGCACTGGCGGGGGCGCCCGCGCCCCAGGCATCGAAAAGCCTCCGCACCTTTGGACAGAACAACTCCGAGTACGACGAGGTGCAAGCGGTGCTGGCCCCCCCGCCGGTCATGGCGGAGCCGCAGATGGAGATCGGGGAGATGGAAGGGGGGATGCTCGGGTTCTCGAGCGCGCTTCGCAGTGCCCGCGGCGTCGTGGTCAAGGATGATGCACGCAAGGGCGGAGGCGGCGCGGAGGCAGACGCCACGCCCAGCCGTGCCTGGTTCCCGGAGACGTTCCTCTTCGAGCCCCTGGTGGTGACGGACGCGTCCGGCGCGGCGACGGTGCCTGTGCGCGTGCCGGACCGCCTCACGCAGTGGCGGGTGCTGGCGCTGGCGCACTCGCGTTCGGGCGCGCAGTCCGGCGCGGTGACGTCCTTCACGGGCACGCTGCCCACGTACGTGGACCCGGTGCTGCCGGCCTTCCTGCGCGCGGGCGACGCCGTGCGGATGCCGGTGCAGGTGATGAACACCACGGACGCGGCGGTGGAGGCGCCCTTGAAGGTGGAGGTGCCGGGCGCGCTGGTGGAGGGCGGCAGCCGCACCGTGCGCGTTCCGGCGCGCGGCAGTGTGGTCGAGTACGTGACGGTGCGGGTGGCCACGCCGGGACAGGTGGCGGTGCGCGCGACGCTGGGTGCCACCGACGCGGTGGTGCGGGACTTCCCCGTGTGGTCCACGGGGCGGCCGGTGGTGGAGACGCGCGGTGGCACGCTGGCGGCGCCGCGCTCGTTGTCGCTCACCGGGGCGGTGGACGCGCAGCCGGGAAGTGAGCGCGTCCGGGTGCGGGTGTTCCCCGGCGGGCTGGGCGTGTTGCGCTCGGAGTTGCTGAACGCGAGCGCGCGCGAGGACGCGGCCGGCGTGGGCTATTCGCTGCTGCTGACGGGCCGCGCGCCGGAGCTCCTGACCGCTCTGGGCGAGACGCGGTCCGCGGAGGCGCTGAAGGCGCTGAGCACGCCCGGGCAGCGGCTGAAGGCGCCCGTGCCCCCGGAGCCCGGTGAAGTGGACGTGGAGTCGGTACGAGCGGGGCTGATGCGGGCGACCCAGCGCGCGCTGCGGTGGAGCCGGGCGCCGGACGTGGCCACGGCGGCGCTGCTGGCGGAGGGCGCGCTGGCACATCCGGACAACCCCGTGCTGGCCCGCCTGGGCGAGCGGCTGGCCGCGCAGGTGGCGGCGGCGCAGCTCCCGGACGGCACCTGCCAGGGCGGCAATGGCTGGACGCTCCAGCGGTTGTTGGTGGCCACCGCGGACTGCACGCGCGCGGTGAACGCGGCGGCGGTGACGCCGGAGGGCAAGCGCCGCGCGGCCTTCTTCACCGCGCGGGCCTCGGGTGCGCTGGAGCGCAACCGGGCGCACGTCAAGGATGGCTACACCGCGGCGGCGCTGCTGGCGAGCGGCGCGGTGACGGGCTCGTTGCGGGACTCACTGCGCGAGCAGGTGCGGGACGCCGTGCAGCGGCGCGACGAGGGTGCCGCGTTCCTGCCCGTGGAGGCGGGCGTGGTGGACGCCGCGGGCGGCACGCCGACGGAGGCCGAGGCCACCGCGCTGGCCGTGCTGGCCCTGGAGGGCGACGCGAAGGCACCCGTGGCGGACCTGGGCGCCGCGTTGCTCGCCAGCTATGAGCCGGTGAACGGCTGGGGCAACGGGCGCGCCAACCGCCTGGCCTTGCAGGCCGTGGTGTCCCTCTTCCGCGAGCCGCTGCCCGCCCAGGTGCGGGTGGTGCTGGAGCGGGACGGCCAGGTCATCACGGAGGGCACCTTCGACGCCAAGGCCCTGCGTGAGGTGCTGTCCCTGGAGGCGGCGGCGCCGGGCTCCGGCGGAGCGCACACCTGGACGGTGCGCGCGGAGCCCGCGGTGCCCGGGTTGGGCTTCGCGCTGGCGTTGAGCGCCGCGGTGCCGTGGACGCAGCAGGCACAGGCCGGGTTGGAGTTGTCCGTGCAGGTGCCCTCGGACGCGAAGGTAGGGCAGCCGTCGGAGGTGATGCTCCAGGCCTCCACGCCGTCGGGCCTGCCGCTGGTGATTCGCCATGGGCTGCCCGCGGGCGTGCAGGTGGACACCGCCAGCCTGGAGGCGCTCGTGCGCGAAGGGAAGGTGGCGTCCTGGCAGAGTGAGGATGGCGCGGTGACGCTGCGGCTTCCTCCCCGAGGGCCGGGCGAGCCCTTCCAGGCGCGCTTCCGCGTCATCCCGACGCTGGCGGGCACGCTCCAGGGAGGCGCGTCGTCGCTGATGGCCCTGTCGCGCCCTGACCTGGTGTCCTACGTACCCCCCGCTACGTGGGCCGTACGCTGA